The following are encoded in a window of Thermoanaerobacter ethanolicus JW 200 genomic DNA:
- a CDS encoding helix-turn-helix domain-containing protein, which produces MLTNRRVEFLKTLTELYDSKGEPVHYTDVAQAMKISKWTAYDILKELEKGDFVKTEYYLGEEKSQGRSTLRFLPTEKAYEIFKKANKDEWNSLRDTLIKKVKNSKPNSLEEILNEMFQATKPIEFCAYAITAFLLKLRMAGGLSMESIENLLASVNPTSSLVLFVGAVLGVLLYTKVKSDIDKKLAENIQKFYINLNKLNSQDVNLLNNFLRELLAIV; this is translated from the coding sequence ATGCTGACAAATAGGAGGGTGGAATTTTTAAAAACACTGACTGAACTTTATGATTCAAAAGGTGAGCCCGTTCACTATACAGATGTGGCGCAGGCAATGAAAATTAGCAAATGGACAGCTTATGATATTTTAAAGGAATTAGAGAAAGGTGATTTTGTTAAGACCGAGTATTACCTTGGGGAGGAAAAAAGCCAAGGAAGATCTACTTTAAGATTTCTACCAACAGAAAAAGCTTATGAAATATTTAAAAAAGCGAATAAAGATGAATGGAATTCCCTAAGAGATACTTTGATTAAAAAAGTAAAAAATAGTAAGCCTAATTCTCTTGAGGAAATATTAAATGAGATGTTTCAGGCTACTAAGCCTATAGAATTTTGTGCATATGCTATTACTGCATTTTTACTAAAACTTAGGATGGCGGGAGGCCTTTCCATGGAGAGTATAGAAAATTTACTGGCCTCTGTTAATCCTACTTCTTCTTTAGTTTTATTTGTAGGAGCAGTATTAGGTGTTTTGTTGTACACTAAAGTAAAGAGCGATATAGACAAAAAATTGGCTGAAAACATTCAAAAGTTTTATATCAATTTAAATAAACTGAATTCGCAAGATGTCAATTTACTCAATAACTTTTTGAGAGAACTCCTTGCAATTGTATAA
- a CDS encoding Cof-type HAD-IIB family hydrolase has translation MQYKLIAIDMDDTLLRHDKTISKENIEALHKAREKGVYVVISTGRVFASAYAYADMIGFRTYIIASNGALIRDPNNNTIYESILNYDSMVEIIKVCQKYNTYFQLISDTTVFSPEITNKFQRYAEWNELFKTELKVNVKEIKEPLEDIDKLKDSVLKIIVFNDDIEVLKSIREELSKNDSIQITSSYMDNIEIVNKGVSKGRALEILGEYLSIKKEEMIAIGDSENDIEMIKFAGLGVAMENAIEEVKKVADFITKSNMEDGVKYVIDKFILKQ, from the coding sequence ATGCAATACAAATTAATTGCCATCGATATGGATGATACTCTTTTAAGACACGATAAAACTATATCTAAAGAGAATATAGAGGCATTACATAAAGCTCGGGAAAAAGGAGTATATGTGGTAATATCTACAGGAAGGGTTTTTGCTTCCGCTTATGCATATGCAGATATGATTGGTTTTAGAACTTACATAATTGCAAGTAATGGTGCTTTGATAAGGGACCCTAACAATAATACTATTTATGAAAGTATTTTAAACTATGACAGTATGGTAGAAATTATAAAGGTTTGTCAAAAATATAATACATATTTTCAGCTTATAAGTGACACGACAGTTTTTTCGCCAGAGATTACAAATAAATTTCAAAGATACGCTGAGTGGAATGAGCTTTTTAAAACAGAATTAAAAGTAAATGTTAAAGAGATAAAAGAGCCATTAGAAGACATAGATAAACTAAAAGACAGTGTTTTAAAAATCATAGTTTTTAATGATGATATTGAGGTATTAAAAAGCATAAGAGAAGAATTGTCAAAAAATGATTCAATCCAAATCACCAGTTCCTACATGGACAATATTGAAATTGTCAACAAAGGAGTTAGCAAAGGAAGGGCTCTTGAAATTTTGGGAGAATATTTAAGTATAAAAAAAGAAGAAATGATAGCAATAGGAGATAGTGAAAATGATATTGAAATGATCAAGTTCGCAGGGTTAGGAGTAGCAATGGAAAATGCGATTGAAGAAGTGAAAAAGGTAGCAGATTTTATAACAAAGTCTAATATGGAAGATGGTGTAAAGTACGTTATTGATAAATTTATATTAAAACAATAA
- the nth gene encoding endonuclease III has protein sequence MQITKEEALKVIEILKNTYPNAKSGLKFTNPFELLIATILSAQCTDKRVNIITDRLFKKYKTPEDFLKLTPEELQEEIRECGLYRNKSKSILETCKILKEKYDSKVPETLEELLTLPGVGRKTANVVLSNAFSKQAIAVDTHVFRVSNRIGLADSKDVFTTEKQLMELIPENLWSLSHHLLIHHGRNLCTARKPKCDECPVNHLCLYFKGRKN, from the coding sequence TTGCAAATAACAAAGGAAGAAGCCTTAAAAGTCATAGAAATACTAAAAAATACTTATCCTAATGCTAAGTCAGGGCTTAAATTTACTAATCCGTTTGAGCTTTTAATTGCCACAATTTTGTCAGCGCAGTGTACAGACAAAAGAGTGAATATAATTACTGACAGGCTTTTTAAAAAGTATAAAACGCCGGAGGATTTTTTAAAGCTTACTCCTGAAGAGCTTCAAGAGGAAATAAGGGAATGTGGTTTGTATAGGAATAAATCAAAAAGTATATTAGAGACATGTAAAATTTTAAAGGAGAAATACGATAGCAAAGTGCCTGAAACTTTAGAGGAATTGTTGACATTACCGGGTGTGGGGAGAAAGACTGCCAATGTAGTTTTAAGCAATGCTTTTTCCAAACAGGCTATAGCAGTGGATACTCACGTTTTCAGAGTGTCCAATCGCATAGGTCTGGCGGACAGTAAAGATGTTTTTACAACAGAGAAGCAGCTTATGGAATTAATACCAGAAAACTTATGGTCTTTATCTCACCACCTTTTAATTCATCACGGAAGAAATTTGTGCACAGCGCGAAAACCTAAATGTGATGAGTGCCCTGTAAATCATCTGTGTTTGTATTTTAAAGGAAGGAAAAATTAA
- a CDS encoding acylphosphatase — MKKTVYLRITGHVQGVGLRYSVYQKAVSLGIAGYAENLYDGSVEVVAEGEEESIKELINFIKTGLRWAKVDNVEERWSDYKGEYRDFRIY; from the coding sequence ATGAAAAAAACTGTATACTTGCGCATAACCGGACATGTGCAAGGGGTGGGGCTGAGGTATTCTGTGTATCAAAAGGCAGTTTCTTTGGGAATTGCAGGTTATGCGGAAAATCTTTATGATGGCAGTGTAGAAGTTGTTGCAGAAGGGGAAGAGGAAAGTATTAAAGAATTGATAAATTTTATTAAAACAGGTTTGAGATGGGCAAAAGTAGATAATGTAGAAGAAAGATGGTCGGATTACAAAGGGGAGTATCGGGATTTCCGGATTTATTAG
- a CDS encoding radical SAM protein: MNVIDPLISAVINYVEKDPEKNLDKIANLLSKIAIMPNHKQQIESVKRFLDDKDSNWYRFAMKILKNIDKNIIKTLGVNFFINASLKGIPKQKELENKLDINIPWAILMDPTEACNLRCVGCWAGQYKPHNLSFEVMDRVCTEAEELGIYFIVLSGGEPTVRMKDIIKLAERHKNQVFHLFTNGTLIDEDMIKEVKRVGNITFAVSINGFKESNDAIRGEGTFDKIMRAMDLMRENGVLFGYSATSTRTNVEEILSDEFVDMMIDKGAAFAWYFTYIPIGRDPDISFMVTPEQRKYSYERINYIRATKELFAIDFWNDGEYSGGCIAGGRRYLHINAAGEVEPCAFIHYSNVNINEVSLLEALQSPIMKSYRKRQPFNLDHLRPCPLIDNPEKLLEIVRESGAKHTEASPAAHIENLYDDLRVVADNWGKVADEIWEKKMEMKKEA; encoded by the coding sequence ATGAATGTGATTGACCCGCTTATCAGTGCTGTTATTAACTATGTAGAAAAAGACCCAGAGAAAAATTTAGACAAAATAGCTAATCTTCTGTCAAAAATTGCAATAATGCCCAATCATAAACAGCAAATAGAAAGTGTGAAGAGATTTTTAGATGACAAAGACAGCAATTGGTACAGATTTGCAATGAAAATTCTTAAAAATATTGACAAAAACATTATAAAAACTTTAGGTGTTAATTTCTTTATAAATGCTAGCTTGAAAGGAATTCCAAAACAAAAAGAATTAGAAAACAAATTAGATATTAACATTCCGTGGGCAATTTTGATGGATCCAACTGAGGCTTGCAATTTAAGATGTGTAGGATGCTGGGCAGGACAGTACAAACCTCACAATCTTTCTTTTGAAGTGATGGATAGAGTATGTACAGAAGCAGAAGAGCTGGGCATATATTTTATAGTTTTGTCTGGCGGAGAGCCTACTGTCAGAATGAAAGATATTATAAAGCTTGCTGAAAGACATAAAAATCAAGTATTCCACTTGTTTACCAATGGTACTTTAATCGACGAAGATATGATAAAAGAAGTTAAAAGAGTAGGCAATATTACTTTTGCAGTAAGTATTAATGGTTTCAAAGAAAGTAACGATGCAATACGAGGAGAAGGTACTTTTGATAAAATTATGAGAGCAATGGATTTGATGAGAGAAAATGGGGTGCTGTTTGGATATTCAGCTACATCTACAAGAACAAATGTAGAGGAAATTTTAAGTGATGAATTTGTAGACATGATGATAGATAAAGGAGCTGCCTTTGCTTGGTATTTTACTTATATTCCTATAGGCAGAGACCCTGATATCAGCTTCATGGTTACACCTGAACAGAGAAAGTATAGCTATGAAAGAATAAATTATATAAGGGCTACAAAGGAACTTTTTGCAATTGATTTCTGGAATGATGGCGAATACAGTGGAGGATGTATTGCAGGAGGAAGAAGGTATCTACACATAAATGCAGCAGGAGAAGTTGAGCCTTGTGCTTTTATTCATTATTCTAATGTAAATATAAATGAAGTAAGTTTATTAGAAGCATTACAGTCACCTATTATGAAAAGCTATAGAAAAAGGCAGCCATTTAATCTAGATCATCTAAGACCATGTCCTCTTATTGATAATCCAGAAAAACTTTTAGAAATAGTAAGAGAATCAGGTGCTAAACACACAGAAGCAAGTCCAGCTGCTCATATAGAGAACCTCTATGATGATTTAAGGGTAGTTGCTGATAATTGGGGTAAAGTAGCTGATGAAATTTGGGAGAAAAAAATGGAAATGAAAAAAGAGGCTTGA
- a CDS encoding Lon protease family protein has product MGKLSFNRLKRYVNPEVFDFDTTEEIPPLEGIIGQDRAKKAMEFGIKIKQKGYNIFITGITGTGKTSFASSYIKKIARTEERPNDWVYVYNFEKPAQPIAIELPAGMGKQFKKDMEDFVEQLQRDIPKAFESDSYDMQKSEIIKKYQEKKSELMEELNTLAKSFGFVLKDTRTGIISIPVIEGRQISQEEFQQLDEEVRKEIEKRAAEFEVKALQIWKEIQSIDKQARDEIKNLDNNIGLFAVGHLIEDLKGRYKVNESVLKYLESVKKDILENIGSFKSTDGEDMPFPLLMRKEKAFLKKYMVNLLVDNSNTDGAPVVFEYNPNYNNIIGSIEYESDFGVATTDFTKIKAGALHRANGGYLILQAKDLLSYAYAWDALKRSLKTEKIIIENISSQYGFLSISSLKPEPIKLDVKVILIGTPYLYYLLYNYDEDFSKLFKIKVDFNEEMELNEENMKNMASFIKTHCVENNLKPFDREGVAKVIEYSTRLSEDQDKLTTRFNEIVEVLYEADAWAGLEGSQVVTGVHVKKAIEEKIKRVNKLEEKVLEYFKRDIYLVDVEGERVGVVNGLAVINLGDYEFGKPSRITVTTYPGEEGVVNIERESKMSGRIHDKGVMILTGYLGSKFAKDFPLTLSARIVFEQSYEGVEGDSASSTELYALLSSLAEVSIKQGIAVTGSVNQFGEVQPVGGVTHKIEGFYKVCKEKGLTGEQGVIIPHQNVNNLVLTEEVIEAVKGGLFHIYSVKTIEEGIEILTGKSFEEIYDKVYRKLKYYYGLLSNKKEDKGDK; this is encoded by the coding sequence ATGGGAAAGTTGAGTTTTAACAGATTAAAAAGATATGTAAATCCAGAAGTTTTTGATTTTGACACAACTGAAGAAATCCCTCCATTAGAAGGAATAATAGGACAAGACAGAGCGAAAAAGGCAATGGAATTTGGAATTAAAATAAAACAGAAAGGTTACAACATATTTATAACAGGAATAACTGGAACTGGTAAAACTAGTTTTGCCTCCAGTTACATAAAGAAGATTGCAAGAACGGAAGAAAGGCCAAATGATTGGGTTTATGTATATAATTTTGAAAAACCTGCTCAACCAATAGCGATAGAATTACCAGCTGGAATGGGCAAGCAATTCAAAAAAGACATGGAGGATTTTGTGGAACAACTCCAAAGGGATATACCTAAAGCTTTTGAATCGGATTCTTATGATATGCAAAAGAGTGAGATAATAAAGAAATACCAAGAAAAAAAGAGTGAGCTAATGGAAGAATTAAATACGCTTGCAAAAAGTTTTGGATTTGTCTTAAAAGATACTCGCACAGGTATTATAAGCATTCCTGTTATAGAAGGAAGGCAAATAAGTCAAGAAGAGTTTCAACAGTTAGATGAAGAAGTAAGAAAGGAAATTGAAAAAAGAGCTGCAGAATTTGAAGTAAAAGCTCTTCAAATATGGAAGGAAATACAATCTATTGACAAACAAGCGAGAGATGAAATTAAAAATTTGGACAATAATATAGGTCTCTTTGCTGTAGGTCATTTGATTGAGGATTTAAAGGGGAGATATAAAGTAAATGAAAGTGTGCTAAAATATTTAGAAAGCGTCAAAAAGGACATCTTAGAAAATATTGGAAGTTTTAAGAGTACTGATGGAGAAGATATGCCATTTCCTCTTTTGATGAGGAAAGAAAAAGCCTTTTTAAAAAAGTACATGGTTAATTTGCTTGTAGACAATAGCAATACTGACGGTGCTCCAGTTGTGTTTGAGTATAATCCTAACTATAATAACATAATAGGAAGTATAGAATACGAAAGTGACTTTGGAGTTGCTACAACGGACTTTACTAAAATAAAAGCTGGAGCATTACATAGAGCAAATGGCGGTTATTTAATTTTGCAAGCAAAAGATCTGTTATCTTATGCTTATGCTTGGGATGCTTTAAAAAGGTCTTTAAAGACGGAAAAAATTATAATTGAAAATATATCTTCTCAATATGGATTTTTGTCAATTTCTTCTTTAAAACCAGAGCCTATAAAGTTGGATGTAAAGGTGATTTTAATAGGTACCCCTTATCTTTACTATTTGCTTTACAATTATGATGAGGACTTTAGCAAACTTTTTAAAATAAAAGTAGATTTTAACGAAGAGATGGAGCTAAATGAAGAAAATATGAAAAATATGGCTTCTTTTATAAAGACCCACTGTGTAGAAAACAATTTAAAGCCCTTTGACAGGGAAGGTGTTGCAAAAGTTATAGAGTATAGTACTAGACTTTCTGAGGACCAGGACAAATTAACTACCCGCTTTAACGAAATTGTGGAAGTATTGTATGAGGCAGATGCCTGGGCAGGTTTGGAAGGAAGTCAAGTAGTTACAGGAGTCCATGTTAAAAAGGCTATAGAAGAAAAAATAAAGAGGGTAAATAAGCTAGAAGAAAAAGTTTTAGAATATTTCAAAAGGGACATATATCTTGTTGATGTTGAGGGAGAGAGAGTAGGAGTTGTCAATGGATTAGCTGTTATAAATTTAGGGGATTATGAATTTGGTAAGCCTTCAAGGATAACTGTCACCACATACCCAGGGGAAGAAGGGGTTGTAAATATTGAAAGAGAATCAAAAATGAGTGGTAGAATACACGACAAAGGAGTTATGATATTGACAGGTTATTTAGGGAGTAAGTTTGCAAAAGATTTCCCTTTGACCCTCTCTGCTAGAATCGTTTTTGAACAGTCCTATGAAGGAGTAGAAGGAGATAGTGCTTCCAGTACAGAACTTTATGCACTCCTTTCCAGCCTTGCAGAAGTTTCTATAAAACAGGGAATTGCCGTAACAGGGTCAGTCAATCAATTTGGGGAGGTACAACCGGTGGGAGGAGTGACCCATAAAATAGAGGGATTTTACAAGGTTTGTAAAGAAAAAGGTTTGACAGGGGAGCAAGGAGTAATAATTCCTCATCAAAATGTCAATAATTTGGTTTTAACAGAAGAAGTTATAGAAGCAGTTAAAGGAGGGCTTTTCCACATCTACAGTGTAAAAACAATTGAAGAAGGGATAGAAATTTTGACAGGAAAAAGCTTTGAAGAAATTTACGATAAAGTTTATAGAAAGCTTAAATATTATTATGGATTATTGTCTAATAAAAAAGAAGATAAAGGGGATAAATAG
- the queG gene encoding tRNA epoxyqueuosine(34) reductase QueG: MDCVTKEEIKKFAQQIGIDLVGFASPDCLKEYNNFLKERENLGYSCSIEERDIQKRISPEFILPEVKSIIAIALSYNVEHEIKYYSRSYGIISRSSWGVDYHKVLKEKMEKLSEFIKSKCQEVKTVCLVDNNPLLEREIAYHAGIGWFGKNGLIINDEYGSYIFLGEILINKYFEPDAPQKTKCGDCNLCIKACPTNAIAEPYIIDANKCLSYITVKKGKIEEKIAKKMGRRIYGCDTCQQVCPFNKRAKKVVRPEFVPDKLLPRHDLIEILNMSKKEFAEIFGPTSSSWRGKSIIIRNAIIACVNTKEKSCIEPIKNLLKSQSPLLRGYSAWALSHLCDKDKEVVVEIKEALIEEKDEFAKEMMAKAINRLKG, from the coding sequence GTGGATTGTGTAACTAAGGAAGAGATAAAAAAATTTGCACAACAAATTGGCATTGACTTAGTAGGTTTTGCAAGTCCTGATTGTTTGAAAGAATATAACAATTTTCTAAAAGAAAGAGAAAATTTAGGCTATAGTTGTTCTATTGAGGAGAGAGATATTCAAAAAAGAATCTCTCCTGAATTTATTTTGCCTGAAGTGAAATCTATTATAGCCATAGCTTTATCATATAATGTGGAACATGAGATTAAATATTATAGTAGAAGCTATGGTATAATTTCAAGAAGCAGCTGGGGAGTAGATTATCATAAAGTTTTAAAAGAGAAGATGGAAAAACTTTCTGAATTTATAAAATCAAAATGCCAAGAAGTAAAAACAGTATGTTTAGTGGACAATAACCCGCTTTTAGAAAGAGAAATTGCCTACCATGCAGGGATAGGGTGGTTTGGGAAAAATGGACTTATAATAAACGATGAATATGGTTCATATATTTTTTTAGGAGAAATACTCATAAACAAATATTTTGAGCCGGATGCACCGCAAAAAACTAAATGTGGGGATTGTAATTTGTGTATAAAAGCTTGTCCTACAAATGCTATAGCTGAACCTTATATAATAGATGCCAATAAATGTTTGTCTTATATTACAGTCAAAAAAGGCAAAATAGAAGAAAAAATAGCTAAAAAAATGGGCAGAAGAATATATGGCTGTGATACTTGCCAGCAAGTGTGTCCTTTTAATAAAAGAGCAAAAAAGGTAGTAAGGCCAGAATTTGTACCGGATAAGTTACTGCCAAGACATGACTTAATAGAAATTTTAAATATGTCAAAAAAGGAATTTGCAGAAATTTTTGGACCAACTTCTTCCTCTTGGAGGGGAAAAAGTATTATAATAAGAAATGCTATAATTGCTTGTGTCAATACAAAGGAAAAAAGTTGTATAGAGCCTATAAAAAACTTGTTAAAGTCACAAAGTCCTCTTTTGAGAGGATATAGTGCATGGGCTCTTTCTCATTTGTGCGACAAAGATAAAGAAGTCGTGGTTGAAATAAAGGAAGCGTTAATTGAAGAAAAAGATGAATTTGCTAAAGAAATGATGGCAAAAGCGATAAATAGGTTAAAAGGGTGA
- a CDS encoding RNA polymerase factor sigma-54, with translation MRMEFDLKLQQTQKLIMTPELKQAIEILQLNSLELNALIEQELETNPLLEKEEVIEEDIYESNDFTELAKYIRETEERMYYDDSDDEEIEEVNYENFVSTKPSLTDHLLFQLHITPVSPKIQKICEYIIFSLSPSGYLREDIKDIAEILECTEEEVLEGLSIVQSFDPPGIAARNLQECLKLQLLAQDSYKGIVKELVDYHLEEIAEGKYSYLAKLYNISLKEVQQAVDFIKKLNPKPGSSFSSTADVRYIVPDVEVIKREGEYFVIVNDSVTPKLKINNYYHSILNSHDEEAKKYINSKLQSAMWLIKSLESRKETLYKVL, from the coding sequence ATGAGGATGGAATTCGATTTAAAACTTCAACAAACTCAAAAACTTATAATGACTCCTGAACTAAAACAGGCTATTGAGATTTTACAATTAAATTCCTTAGAACTTAATGCTCTTATAGAACAGGAATTAGAGACTAATCCTCTTCTTGAAAAAGAAGAAGTTATCGAAGAAGATATATATGAATCTAATGATTTTACTGAGTTGGCTAAATATATACGAGAAACAGAAGAGAGAATGTATTATGATGATTCCGATGATGAAGAAATAGAAGAAGTCAATTATGAAAACTTTGTGTCCACAAAGCCTTCTTTGACTGACCACCTTTTGTTCCAACTTCACATAACCCCTGTTTCTCCTAAAATCCAGAAAATATGTGAATATATAATATTTAGTCTAAGTCCGAGTGGTTATTTGAGAGAGGATATAAAAGATATTGCGGAAATTCTGGAATGTACTGAAGAAGAGGTATTAGAAGGATTATCTATAGTTCAATCTTTTGACCCCCCAGGAATTGCAGCACGTAATTTGCAAGAATGTTTAAAACTTCAGCTTTTAGCCCAAGATAGTTACAAAGGCATTGTAAAAGAATTGGTAGACTATCATCTTGAGGAAATTGCTGAGGGGAAGTATTCATACTTAGCAAAGTTGTATAATATTTCCCTAAAAGAAGTGCAACAAGCTGTAGATTTTATAAAAAAACTCAATCCTAAACCGGGAAGCAGCTTTTCTTCTACAGCAGATGTTAGATATATTGTACCAGATGTGGAGGTAATAAAAAGAGAGGGAGAGTATTTTGTTATAGTAAACGATTCAGTCACTCCTAAGCTCAAGATTAATAATTACTATCATTCTATTTTAAATAGCCATGATGAAGAAGCTAAAAAATATATAAATTCAAAACTGCAATCAGCCATGTGGCTTATAAAGAGTTTAGAAAGTAGAAAAGAAACTTTGTATAAAGTACTATAG
- a CDS encoding ferredoxin, which produces MKVYVDQDECIACGVCIDMCPDVFDWNDEGKSHAIVDEVPADLEDCVRDAMSSCPTEAIKEE; this is translated from the coding sequence ATGAAAGTTTATGTCGACCAAGACGAATGCATAGCTTGTGGGGTTTGTATAGACATGTGCCCAGATGTTTTTGACTGGAATGATGAAGGGAAATCCCATGCAATTGTAGATGAAGTTCCAGCAGATTTAGAAGATTGCGTAAGAGATGCAATGAGCTCTTGTCCTACAGAGGCAATAAAAGAAGAATAA
- a CDS encoding Fur family transcriptional regulator, translated as MEEAAALLKQKGLKVTPQRLAILNLLRNTKEHPTAETIYKKLASDFPTMSLATVYKTLEVLKNIGLIQELNVGEGSFRYDANTNSHPHLVCLGCGKVEDLDESVLQNLIEEVKKHTDYRLVEQKLYFYGYCPACQKKLSN; from the coding sequence ATGGAGGAAGCTGCTGCCCTCTTAAAGCAAAAAGGGCTTAAAGTAACACCTCAAAGATTAGCAATACTTAATCTGCTTAGAAATACAAAAGAACATCCTACAGCAGAAACTATATACAAAAAGCTTGCCTCTGATTTTCCTACAATGAGTTTAGCTACTGTATATAAAACTTTAGAAGTCTTAAAAAATATAGGGCTCATTCAAGAATTAAACGTAGGAGAAGGCAGTTTCCGATATGATGCTAATACAAACTCACATCCTCATTTGGTATGCCTGGGCTGTGGCAAAGTAGAAGATTTAGATGAATCTGTTCTTCAAAATCTCATAGAAGAAGTGAAAAAGCACACAGATTACAGACTGGTAGAACAAAAATTATATTTTTATGGTTATTGCCCTGCTTGTCAAAAGAAGCTTAGCAATTAA
- a CDS encoding alpha/beta-type small acid-soluble spore protein, which yields MGKRKKLYPKAEDELDSLKQEAAEELNLDDDIEKRGWENMTTREVGKIGGNMVKKMIKFAEKEMDERDGKIDEED from the coding sequence ATGGGGAAAAGAAAAAAGTTATACCCTAAAGCTGAGGATGAGTTAGATTCTTTGAAGCAAGAAGCTGCTGAAGAGCTTAATTTAGATGATGATATTGAAAAACGCGGATGGGAAAACATGACTACAAGAGAAGTGGGTAAAATAGGAGGAAACATGGTAAAGAAAATGATAAAATTTGCAGAAAAAGAAATGGATGAAAGAGACGGAAAAATTGATGAAGAAGATTAA
- a CDS encoding VanW family protein has translation MQAKGGTKKNNYFYIAIILLLLVFLSSSFAYFYLMLNSKVIAKGIFVNGISIGGMTKEEAVNFLKNKIKLPSFSITAKYQDKDFVITSEDINLSYSYQEMVDEAYKIGREGNPIERVREIYVTEKEGKYFSFYPKYDENKLKEFVDKISQEIDKEPVNAKIKITGGVKQITPDVEGVKVDKEKTLKNLKQLIDELVKGKTEKTEVEIVAEKVEAKISKSMLEMINGRISTFSTVFNLQDVNRSGNLAVAARAVNGTLLLPGETFSLNKTLGPRIIENGYKEAPVIVGNKLVPDLGGGVCQIATTLYNAILRADIAITERYHHSFPVAYVPPGQDATISGDVLDLKFKNSTQYPIYIESYIEGNKLVMNIYGYVKNPSRWIDIQSEIVEKYEPKIKYIDDPTLPQGEEVVDIQPHTGYKVNTYRLIYENNKLVKREFLYTDVYKPVDGVIKRGTKKVEKSKPIDEEKKDGSGDFTPEQESPPQDSALQPTNP, from the coding sequence ATGCAAGCAAAGGGTGGTACTAAAAAAAATAATTATTTTTATATTGCAATTATTTTATTGCTTTTGGTTTTCTTATCATCTTCTTTTGCGTATTTTTATTTAATGCTTAATTCTAAAGTTATTGCAAAGGGGATTTTTGTAAATGGCATAAGCATAGGAGGGATGACAAAAGAGGAAGCGGTAAACTTTCTTAAAAATAAGATAAAACTTCCTTCTTTTTCCATTACAGCTAAGTATCAAGACAAAGATTTTGTTATCACATCAGAAGATATCAATTTATCTTATAGCTATCAAGAAATGGTAGATGAAGCTTACAAAATAGGTAGAGAAGGAAATCCTATTGAAAGAGTGAGAGAAATTTATGTGACAGAAAAAGAGGGAAAGTATTTTAGCTTTTATCCCAAGTACGATGAAAATAAATTAAAAGAGTTTGTTGATAAAATTTCTCAAGAGATTGATAAAGAGCCAGTTAATGCGAAAATAAAAATTACAGGAGGAGTAAAACAAATTACACCAGATGTAGAGGGTGTAAAAGTTGATAAAGAGAAAACTTTAAAAAATCTAAAACAGCTTATAGATGAATTAGTAAAAGGAAAGACAGAAAAGACAGAAGTAGAGATTGTAGCGGAGAAAGTTGAAGCAAAAATTTCAAAATCAATGTTAGAAATGATAAATGGACGAATTTCCACTTTTTCTACAGTATTTAATCTTCAAGATGTAAACCGTTCGGGGAATTTAGCAGTGGCGGCAAGAGCCGTAAATGGAACATTGCTTTTGCCAGGAGAGACTTTTTCTTTAAACAAAACTTTAGGTCCAAGAATTATAGAAAATGGTTATAAAGAGGCACCAGTGATAGTAGGAAACAAGCTTGTACCAGATCTCGGTGGAGGTGTGTGCCAAATTGCTACAACCTTGTATAATGCAATTTTACGAGCGGATATAGCAATTACTGAAAGATACCATCACAGTTTTCCGGTAGCTTATGTACCACCAGGACAAGATGCTACTATTTCGGGAGATGTTTTAGATTTAAAATTTAAAAATTCTACTCAATATCCCATATATATTGAATCCTACATAGAAGGCAACAAATTAGTAATGAACATATATGGTTATGTGAAAAATCCTTCAAGATGGATAGATATTCAGTCAGAGATTGTTGAAAAATATGAGCCTAAAATAAAATATATAGATGACCCGACCTTGCCTCAAGGAGAAGAGGTTGTGGATATACAGCCCCATACTGGCTATAAAGTCAATACATATCGTTTGATTTATGAAAATAACAAATTAGTTAAAAGAGAATTTTTATATACAGATGTGTATAAGCCAGTAGATGGAGTAATTAAAAGAGGAACTAAAAAAGTAGAAAAATCTAAACCTATAGACGAGGAAAAAAAGGATGGAAGTGGTGATTTCACTCCAGAACAAGAAAGTCCACCTCAGGATAGTGCGCTCCAGCCTACCAACCCTTAA